In the genome of Neodiprion pinetum isolate iyNeoPine1 chromosome 2, iyNeoPine1.2, whole genome shotgun sequence, one region contains:
- the wcy gene encoding WW domain-containing adapter protein with coiled-coil isoform X2, whose protein sequence is MVMHARKPQRISDGYFEKHQAHPYQNAKYSSSKGGYSSSTTSSDSRYEGRMRDSPNGNSYSPAGGMGMAMGADRDSPRSYPAKPLYKKERENRDYKLSSRDKYSDCARSPKDKRSRESRDSEHRTNHDRSGAEILHPLKLSSNSSRDSASQRKPAHNSCQDKRGDERGGGAMERTARFGDWSEHMSSSGKKYYYNCKTEISQWEKPREWIVRTDSRQRQSNDYSSRSSHDKHSNSRSNSSSSNVRDGKSSRQSDKREYWSSCGGSSGGSSREDISIRERERDKERERERERERESCREEVGVERQAQDMDISPGDSTPTSEPLTSSTHDTLPQGPVLLATALPRLTSHPPSTPQTPGKLSSPTQQQGNSNAPGPPVSLVNLPRLLSQITGNKEQPDITPQKALQTIQTAIMLSRQQSGSSDRGNGGNDVMAPLKVDTTGNVASEGPPTPTHSETQDCIDARKLTSPGGTNPGVQGVSSLQGLGTLASLSSLGNGGGLQALSRVQPPLTPSLTPSLANHYREDLTQHVRAFPADNLEKQAQKLSEEAHTMGSLQCTRVSAELKTARSIVRLTEIQATLQEQRILFLRQQIQTLEELKSQNSFMSDDS, encoded by the exons ATGGTAATGCATGCAAGGAAACCACAAAGGATTAGCGATGG GTACTTTGAAAAGCACCAGGCCCATCCCTATCAG AACGCTAAGTATAGCAGTTCGAAGGGCGGCTATTCATCGTCGACAACGTCGTCGGACAGTCGATACGAGGGGCGAATGCGCGATTCCCCAAATGGTAACTCGTACAGTCCGGCAGGAGGCATGGGGATGGCGATGGGAGCGGACCGCGATAGCCCTCGTAGCTACCCAGCGAAACCTCTTTACaaaaaggagagagaaaacaGAGACTACAAGCTATCCTCTAGGGACAAGTATTCGG ATTGTGCACGATCCCCGAAAGACAAGAGAAGCCGTGAAAGTAGGGACTCTGAGCACAGGACCAACCATGATAGGAGCGGCGCAGAG ATTTTACATCCCTTAAAACTATCGTCAAATTCATCACGAGATTCGGCATCTCAACGAAAACCAGCACATAATTCCTGTCAG GACAAACGGGGTGATGAGCGAGGTGGTGGCGCCATGGAGAGAACGGCTCGATTTGGGGACTGGTCGGAGCACATGAGCTCATCTGGGAAAAAGTATTACTACAATTGCAAGACGGAAATCTCGCAATGGGAGAAACCCAGAGAATGGATCGTCCGGACAGACAGTCGGCAACGTCAATCTAACGATTATTCATCTAGGTCAA GTCATGATAAACATTCCAACTCAAGATCAAATAGTAGCAGTAGCAACGTCCGGGACGGCAAGTCATCGCGGCAGTCTGATAAACGGGAGTATTGGAGCTCGTGTGGCGGAAGTAGCGGTGGTAGTAGCAGGGAGGATATTTCAATTAGAGAACGAGAACGTGACAAAGAACGAGAAAGGGAACGCGAAAGGGAAAGAGAATCCTGCAGGGAAGAGGTGGGAGTGGAACGTCAGGCACAAGATATGGACATCTCGCCGGGCGACTCCACACCCACCTCGGAACCCCTAACTTCTAGTACTCACGATACACTGCCACAAGGGCCTGTACTCCTTGCAACTG CGTTACCTCGTCTGACTTCGCACCCACCGTCTACACCACAAACACCCGGAAAGCTTAGTTCACCGACTCAACAACAGGGAAACAGTAATGCGCCGGGACCACCTGTTTCCCTCGTTAATTTACCAAGGCTTTTGTCACAAATCACTGGAAATAAAGAACAGCCCGACATCACCCCGCAAAAAGCACTCCAAACCATACAAACAGCCATCATGCTCTCTCGCCAA CAGTCAGGTAGCAGCGATAGAGGTAACGGTGGCAATGATGTGATGGCTCCGTTGAAAGTCGACACTACAGGAAACGTAGCAAGTGAGGGACCACCCACTCCGACGCATTCGGAAACGCAGGACTGTATCGATGCTCGAAAGT TGACAAGTCCTGGTGGGACAAATCCTGGAGTACAAGGTGTCAGCTCTCTGCAAGGGTTGGGGACACTGGCGTCGTTAAGTAGTCTAGGAAACGGGGGAGGACTGCAAGCCTTGTCCAGGGTGCAGCCTCCGCTTACCCCTTCCCTCACACCCTCGCTAGCCAATCATTACCGAGAGGATTTAACGCAGCATGTGCGGGCTTTTCCTGCTGACAACCTTGAGAAACAG GCACAAAAACTCAGCGAGGAAGCACACACAATGGGTAGCCTGCAGTGTACACGAGTCTCAGCTGAGCTCAAAACAGCCCGGTCAATAGTGAGGCTAACGGAAATCCAGGCGACATTACAGGAACAAAG GATATTATTTCTCCGTCAGCAAATTCAGACACTGGAAGAGTTAAAATCCCAAAATTCCTTTATGTCCGACGATTCTTAG
- the wcy gene encoding WW domain-containing adapter protein with coiled-coil isoform X4 yields the protein MVMHARKPQRISDGYFEKHQAHPYQNAKYSSSKGGYSSSTTSSDSRYEGRMRDSPNGNSYSPAGGMGMAMGADRDSPRSYPAKPLYKKERENRDYKLSSRDKYSDCARSPKDKRSRESRDSEHRTNHDRSGAEILHPLKLSSNSSRDSASQRKPAHNSCQDKRGDERGGGAMERTARFGDWSEHMSSSGKKYYYNCKTEISQWEKPREWIVRTDSRQRQSNDYSSRSTLPRLTSHPPSTPQTPGKLSSPTQQQGNSNAPGPPVSLVNLPRLLSQITGNKEQPDITPQKALQTIQTAIMLSRQKFTILQQSGSSDRGNGGNDVMAPLKVDTTGNVASEGPPTPTHSETQDCIDARKLTSPGGTNPGVQGVSSLQGLGTLASLSSLGNGGGLQALSRVQPPLTPSLTPSLANHYREDLTQHVRAFPADNLEKQAQKLSEEAHTMGSLQCTRVSAELKTARSIVRLTEIQATLQEQRILFLRQQIQTLEELKSQNSFMSDDS from the exons ATGGTAATGCATGCAAGGAAACCACAAAGGATTAGCGATGG GTACTTTGAAAAGCACCAGGCCCATCCCTATCAG AACGCTAAGTATAGCAGTTCGAAGGGCGGCTATTCATCGTCGACAACGTCGTCGGACAGTCGATACGAGGGGCGAATGCGCGATTCCCCAAATGGTAACTCGTACAGTCCGGCAGGAGGCATGGGGATGGCGATGGGAGCGGACCGCGATAGCCCTCGTAGCTACCCAGCGAAACCTCTTTACaaaaaggagagagaaaacaGAGACTACAAGCTATCCTCTAGGGACAAGTATTCGG ATTGTGCACGATCCCCGAAAGACAAGAGAAGCCGTGAAAGTAGGGACTCTGAGCACAGGACCAACCATGATAGGAGCGGCGCAGAG ATTTTACATCCCTTAAAACTATCGTCAAATTCATCACGAGATTCGGCATCTCAACGAAAACCAGCACATAATTCCTGTCAG GACAAACGGGGTGATGAGCGAGGTGGTGGCGCCATGGAGAGAACGGCTCGATTTGGGGACTGGTCGGAGCACATGAGCTCATCTGGGAAAAAGTATTACTACAATTGCAAGACGGAAATCTCGCAATGGGAGAAACCCAGAGAATGGATCGTCCGGACAGACAGTCGGCAACGTCAATCTAACGATTATTCATCTAGGTCAA CGTTACCTCGTCTGACTTCGCACCCACCGTCTACACCACAAACACCCGGAAAGCTTAGTTCACCGACTCAACAACAGGGAAACAGTAATGCGCCGGGACCACCTGTTTCCCTCGTTAATTTACCAAGGCTTTTGTCACAAATCACTGGAAATAAAGAACAGCCCGACATCACCCCGCAAAAAGCACTCCAAACCATACAAACAGCCATCATGCTCTCTCGCCAA AAATTCACCATTTTACAGCAGTCAGGTAGCAGCGATAGAGGTAACGGTGGCAATGATGTGATGGCTCCGTTGAAAGTCGACACTACAGGAAACGTAGCAAGTGAGGGACCACCCACTCCGACGCATTCGGAAACGCAGGACTGTATCGATGCTCGAAAGT TGACAAGTCCTGGTGGGACAAATCCTGGAGTACAAGGTGTCAGCTCTCTGCAAGGGTTGGGGACACTGGCGTCGTTAAGTAGTCTAGGAAACGGGGGAGGACTGCAAGCCTTGTCCAGGGTGCAGCCTCCGCTTACCCCTTCCCTCACACCCTCGCTAGCCAATCATTACCGAGAGGATTTAACGCAGCATGTGCGGGCTTTTCCTGCTGACAACCTTGAGAAACAG GCACAAAAACTCAGCGAGGAAGCACACACAATGGGTAGCCTGCAGTGTACACGAGTCTCAGCTGAGCTCAAAACAGCCCGGTCAATAGTGAGGCTAACGGAAATCCAGGCGACATTACAGGAACAAAG GATATTATTTCTCCGTCAGCAAATTCAGACACTGGAAGAGTTAAAATCCCAAAATTCCTTTATGTCCGACGATTCTTAG
- the wcy gene encoding WW domain-containing adapter protein with coiled-coil isoform X1 → MVMHARKPQRISDGYFEKHQAHPYQNAKYSSSKGGYSSSTTSSDSRYEGRMRDSPNGNSYSPAGGMGMAMGADRDSPRSYPAKPLYKKERENRDYKLSSRDKYSDCARSPKDKRSRESRDSEHRTNHDRSGAEILHPLKLSSNSSRDSASQRKPAHNSCQDKRGDERGGGAMERTARFGDWSEHMSSSGKKYYYNCKTEISQWEKPREWIVRTDSRQRQSNDYSSRSSHDKHSNSRSNSSSSNVRDGKSSRQSDKREYWSSCGGSSGGSSREDISIRERERDKERERERERERESCREEVGVERQAQDMDISPGDSTPTSEPLTSSTHDTLPQGPVLLATALPRLTSHPPSTPQTPGKLSSPTQQQGNSNAPGPPVSLVNLPRLLSQITGNKEQPDITPQKALQTIQTAIMLSRQKFTILQQSGSSDRGNGGNDVMAPLKVDTTGNVASEGPPTPTHSETQDCIDARKLTSPGGTNPGVQGVSSLQGLGTLASLSSLGNGGGLQALSRVQPPLTPSLTPSLANHYREDLTQHVRAFPADNLEKQAQKLSEEAHTMGSLQCTRVSAELKTARSIVRLTEIQATLQEQRILFLRQQIQTLEELKSQNSFMSDDS, encoded by the exons ATGGTAATGCATGCAAGGAAACCACAAAGGATTAGCGATGG GTACTTTGAAAAGCACCAGGCCCATCCCTATCAG AACGCTAAGTATAGCAGTTCGAAGGGCGGCTATTCATCGTCGACAACGTCGTCGGACAGTCGATACGAGGGGCGAATGCGCGATTCCCCAAATGGTAACTCGTACAGTCCGGCAGGAGGCATGGGGATGGCGATGGGAGCGGACCGCGATAGCCCTCGTAGCTACCCAGCGAAACCTCTTTACaaaaaggagagagaaaacaGAGACTACAAGCTATCCTCTAGGGACAAGTATTCGG ATTGTGCACGATCCCCGAAAGACAAGAGAAGCCGTGAAAGTAGGGACTCTGAGCACAGGACCAACCATGATAGGAGCGGCGCAGAG ATTTTACATCCCTTAAAACTATCGTCAAATTCATCACGAGATTCGGCATCTCAACGAAAACCAGCACATAATTCCTGTCAG GACAAACGGGGTGATGAGCGAGGTGGTGGCGCCATGGAGAGAACGGCTCGATTTGGGGACTGGTCGGAGCACATGAGCTCATCTGGGAAAAAGTATTACTACAATTGCAAGACGGAAATCTCGCAATGGGAGAAACCCAGAGAATGGATCGTCCGGACAGACAGTCGGCAACGTCAATCTAACGATTATTCATCTAGGTCAA GTCATGATAAACATTCCAACTCAAGATCAAATAGTAGCAGTAGCAACGTCCGGGACGGCAAGTCATCGCGGCAGTCTGATAAACGGGAGTATTGGAGCTCGTGTGGCGGAAGTAGCGGTGGTAGTAGCAGGGAGGATATTTCAATTAGAGAACGAGAACGTGACAAAGAACGAGAAAGGGAACGCGAAAGGGAAAGAGAATCCTGCAGGGAAGAGGTGGGAGTGGAACGTCAGGCACAAGATATGGACATCTCGCCGGGCGACTCCACACCCACCTCGGAACCCCTAACTTCTAGTACTCACGATACACTGCCACAAGGGCCTGTACTCCTTGCAACTG CGTTACCTCGTCTGACTTCGCACCCACCGTCTACACCACAAACACCCGGAAAGCTTAGTTCACCGACTCAACAACAGGGAAACAGTAATGCGCCGGGACCACCTGTTTCCCTCGTTAATTTACCAAGGCTTTTGTCACAAATCACTGGAAATAAAGAACAGCCCGACATCACCCCGCAAAAAGCACTCCAAACCATACAAACAGCCATCATGCTCTCTCGCCAA AAATTCACCATTTTACAGCAGTCAGGTAGCAGCGATAGAGGTAACGGTGGCAATGATGTGATGGCTCCGTTGAAAGTCGACACTACAGGAAACGTAGCAAGTGAGGGACCACCCACTCCGACGCATTCGGAAACGCAGGACTGTATCGATGCTCGAAAGT TGACAAGTCCTGGTGGGACAAATCCTGGAGTACAAGGTGTCAGCTCTCTGCAAGGGTTGGGGACACTGGCGTCGTTAAGTAGTCTAGGAAACGGGGGAGGACTGCAAGCCTTGTCCAGGGTGCAGCCTCCGCTTACCCCTTCCCTCACACCCTCGCTAGCCAATCATTACCGAGAGGATTTAACGCAGCATGTGCGGGCTTTTCCTGCTGACAACCTTGAGAAACAG GCACAAAAACTCAGCGAGGAAGCACACACAATGGGTAGCCTGCAGTGTACACGAGTCTCAGCTGAGCTCAAAACAGCCCGGTCAATAGTGAGGCTAACGGAAATCCAGGCGACATTACAGGAACAAAG GATATTATTTCTCCGTCAGCAAATTCAGACACTGGAAGAGTTAAAATCCCAAAATTCCTTTATGTCCGACGATTCTTAG
- the wcy gene encoding WW domain-containing adapter protein with coiled-coil isoform X3 — translation MRDSPNGNSYSPAGGMGMAMGADRDSPRSYPAKPLYKKERENRDYKLSSRDKYSDCARSPKDKRSRESRDSEHRTNHDRSGAEILHPLKLSSNSSRDSASQRKPAHNSCQDKRGDERGGGAMERTARFGDWSEHMSSSGKKYYYNCKTEISQWEKPREWIVRTDSRQRQSNDYSSRSSHDKHSNSRSNSSSSNVRDGKSSRQSDKREYWSSCGGSSGGSSREDISIRERERDKERERERERERESCREEVGVERQAQDMDISPGDSTPTSEPLTSSTHDTLPQGPVLLATALPRLTSHPPSTPQTPGKLSSPTQQQGNSNAPGPPVSLVNLPRLLSQITGNKEQPDITPQKALQTIQTAIMLSRQKFTILQQSGSSDRGNGGNDVMAPLKVDTTGNVASEGPPTPTHSETQDCIDARKLTSPGGTNPGVQGVSSLQGLGTLASLSSLGNGGGLQALSRVQPPLTPSLTPSLANHYREDLTQHVRAFPADNLEKQAQKLSEEAHTMGSLQCTRVSAELKTARSIVRLTEIQATLQEQRILFLRQQIQTLEELKSQNSFMSDDS, via the exons ATGCGCGATTCCCCAAATGGTAACTCGTACAGTCCGGCAGGAGGCATGGGGATGGCGATGGGAGCGGACCGCGATAGCCCTCGTAGCTACCCAGCGAAACCTCTTTACaaaaaggagagagaaaacaGAGACTACAAGCTATCCTCTAGGGACAAGTATTCGG ATTGTGCACGATCCCCGAAAGACAAGAGAAGCCGTGAAAGTAGGGACTCTGAGCACAGGACCAACCATGATAGGAGCGGCGCAGAG ATTTTACATCCCTTAAAACTATCGTCAAATTCATCACGAGATTCGGCATCTCAACGAAAACCAGCACATAATTCCTGTCAG GACAAACGGGGTGATGAGCGAGGTGGTGGCGCCATGGAGAGAACGGCTCGATTTGGGGACTGGTCGGAGCACATGAGCTCATCTGGGAAAAAGTATTACTACAATTGCAAGACGGAAATCTCGCAATGGGAGAAACCCAGAGAATGGATCGTCCGGACAGACAGTCGGCAACGTCAATCTAACGATTATTCATCTAGGTCAA GTCATGATAAACATTCCAACTCAAGATCAAATAGTAGCAGTAGCAACGTCCGGGACGGCAAGTCATCGCGGCAGTCTGATAAACGGGAGTATTGGAGCTCGTGTGGCGGAAGTAGCGGTGGTAGTAGCAGGGAGGATATTTCAATTAGAGAACGAGAACGTGACAAAGAACGAGAAAGGGAACGCGAAAGGGAAAGAGAATCCTGCAGGGAAGAGGTGGGAGTGGAACGTCAGGCACAAGATATGGACATCTCGCCGGGCGACTCCACACCCACCTCGGAACCCCTAACTTCTAGTACTCACGATACACTGCCACAAGGGCCTGTACTCCTTGCAACTG CGTTACCTCGTCTGACTTCGCACCCACCGTCTACACCACAAACACCCGGAAAGCTTAGTTCACCGACTCAACAACAGGGAAACAGTAATGCGCCGGGACCACCTGTTTCCCTCGTTAATTTACCAAGGCTTTTGTCACAAATCACTGGAAATAAAGAACAGCCCGACATCACCCCGCAAAAAGCACTCCAAACCATACAAACAGCCATCATGCTCTCTCGCCAA AAATTCACCATTTTACAGCAGTCAGGTAGCAGCGATAGAGGTAACGGTGGCAATGATGTGATGGCTCCGTTGAAAGTCGACACTACAGGAAACGTAGCAAGTGAGGGACCACCCACTCCGACGCATTCGGAAACGCAGGACTGTATCGATGCTCGAAAGT TGACAAGTCCTGGTGGGACAAATCCTGGAGTACAAGGTGTCAGCTCTCTGCAAGGGTTGGGGACACTGGCGTCGTTAAGTAGTCTAGGAAACGGGGGAGGACTGCAAGCCTTGTCCAGGGTGCAGCCTCCGCTTACCCCTTCCCTCACACCCTCGCTAGCCAATCATTACCGAGAGGATTTAACGCAGCATGTGCGGGCTTTTCCTGCTGACAACCTTGAGAAACAG GCACAAAAACTCAGCGAGGAAGCACACACAATGGGTAGCCTGCAGTGTACACGAGTCTCAGCTGAGCTCAAAACAGCCCGGTCAATAGTGAGGCTAACGGAAATCCAGGCGACATTACAGGAACAAAG GATATTATTTCTCCGTCAGCAAATTCAGACACTGGAAGAGTTAAAATCCCAAAATTCCTTTATGTCCGACGATTCTTAG